In a genomic window of Ornithodoros turicata isolate Travis unplaced genomic scaffold, ASM3712646v1 Chromosome166, whole genome shotgun sequence:
- the LOC135372730 gene encoding uncharacterized protein LOC135372730 gives MIEGPPRLPVDHCIGVPSEAEQGMPISFLLPDTWEIGTGLILVDAVYNTLRGDSDCRSGSTLGRLQGVHFAEVARTFSFLSNPAIADASPVSGSIAETQSAQVSAASDLGTASAQASEAVIGPEVAPAPAERPDEVNLVDERSSERAVSTPPTYTRPLRSSVTSPYAVRRQANNGVRLLWLRSAEMLFRRRIHPFSRCETANERVLPKNRILLQCLCP, from the exons ATGATTGAGGGACCTCCCAGGTTGCCGGTGGACCACTGTATAGGCGTTCCCAGCGAGGCCGAACAAGGAATGCCGATTAGTTTCCTGTTGCCGGATACCTGGGAAATCGGGACTGGGCTTATCCTCGTGGACGCCGTGTACAACACTTTGCGAGGTGACTCGGATTGCCGCAGCGGTAGCACACTGGGACGTTTGCAGGGCGTGCACTTTGCAGAGGTGGCAAGGACATTCAGTTTCCTGTCCAATCCAGCTATCGCTGATGCAAGTCCCGTCAGTGGATCTATCGCTG AAACGCAAAGCGCTCAGGTGTCGGCAGCTTCCGACTTGG GAACGGCAAGTGCTCAGGCGTCGGAGGCAGTTATAGGCCCGG AAGTTGCTCCCGCTCCTGCTGAACGTCCTGATGAAGTAAACCTCGTCGATGAAC GCTCCTCTGAGCGGGCTGTGTCAACACCACCTACATACACAAGGCCCCTCCGCagctccgtgacgtcaccctatgCCGTCCGTCGGCAAGCCAACAATGGCGTCCGCTTGCTGTGGTTGCGTTCGGCAGAGATGCTATTTCGAAGACGAATTCACCCGTTTTCTCGATGTGAAACAGCGAACGAGCGTGTACTTCCGAAGAATAGGATCCTACTGCAGTGTCTGTGCCCATAA